The following coding sequences lie in one Paenibacillus durus ATCC 35681 genomic window:
- a CDS encoding permease, with amino-acid sequence MSPVTNSSTYSNQPKDYKAIVFTVIFLLIAVAGLSYVKWWPYYHKAFKAAAEHSIGSSILTGKEAVAPAPSLQAALDYAAAYFKSVWKAAVLGILLGSLVQVLIPSQWLLRVLGKANFKSTAIAGLASLPGMMCSCCAAPIAVGLRKKNVSVGAALAFWIGNPVLNPATLIFMTFVLSWKFTLMRIVFGLILTFGISYLANKFAGNTEVPDTLAQPAMEAPAPQGPLLLRWAAAAGRMLLAVVPAYILTVLLLGAARAWMFPSLGTGIASGILAVLVFAIAGTLFVIPTAAEIPIIGTFLSFGFGTGAAGALLVTLPAISLPSLLMVYRSFPRRVVWFVFFSVVAAGILGGAVGAIVL; translated from the coding sequence ATGTCACCTGTAACAAACAGCTCAACGTATTCCAATCAACCAAAGGACTATAAAGCCATCGTATTTACGGTCATCTTTCTGCTCATTGCCGTAGCCGGACTCTCCTATGTCAAATGGTGGCCCTACTATCACAAGGCGTTTAAGGCTGCTGCCGAGCATTCTATCGGGTCTTCCATTTTGACCGGCAAAGAAGCCGTGGCTCCCGCACCTTCGCTGCAAGCTGCTTTGGATTATGCCGCAGCCTATTTCAAATCCGTATGGAAAGCCGCAGTGCTCGGTATTCTGCTCGGTTCGCTTGTACAGGTTCTGATCCCGTCCCAGTGGCTGCTGCGGGTTCTGGGAAAAGCTAACTTCAAGAGCACAGCGATCGCGGGACTTGCTTCTCTGCCCGGCATGATGTGCTCGTGCTGCGCCGCACCGATAGCTGTCGGCCTGCGCAAGAAAAACGTATCGGTTGGCGCCGCGCTGGCGTTTTGGATCGGCAATCCCGTCTTGAACCCGGCAACGCTCATTTTCATGACCTTTGTACTGTCCTGGAAATTTACCCTGATGCGAATCGTATTTGGACTGATTCTTACGTTTGGCATCAGCTACTTGGCTAATAAATTCGCCGGGAATACAGAGGTTCCCGATACGCTGGCCCAACCTGCGATGGAAGCTCCCGCGCCGCAAGGCCCGCTGCTGCTCCGCTGGGCTGCTGCTGCCGGAAGAATGCTTCTGGCCGTTGTACCGGCCTATATCCTTACGGTTCTGCTGTTGGGAGCGGCGCGGGCATGGATGTTCCCGTCGCTTGGAACCGGAATTGCCAGCGGCATTCTTGCCGTTCTGGTCTTCGCCATTGCCGGCACACTGTTTGTCATTCCGACAGCTGCGGAAATTCCGATTATCGGAACCTTTCTTTCCTTCGGATTCGGCACGGGCGCTGCCGGAGCGCTGCTCGTGACACTGCCGGCTATCAGCCTGCCGTCGCTGCTTATGGTTTACCGCTCATTTCCGCGCCGGGTTGTATGGTTTGTCTTCTTCTCCGTCGTTGCAGCCGGTATTCTCGGAGGTGCTGTAGGCGCGATCGTACTGTAA
- a CDS encoding carbohydrate ABC transporter permease, whose protein sequence is MNVIRLFRSSLPIYVIHLVLALIVLLPLAFALVSSFRPLDEIYKYMSPVTWKTFWPTQFTLEAYRSLFTERGFGQIFLNTFFIGITTVLGGLLLGSMAAFAFVYLEFRGKSALFLLVLVTFMIPFEVISIPLYSLVNKLGWIDSYAGIIVPGVVNGLVIFLFRQFFLELPYSLVESARIDGASWLRVYAGIVMPMCKPVTVSASLLIFIQQWESFMWPLIATRSKQYKVIQVALSDFITEYGTYWNEMFAAAMLSVVIPVMLLIPLQRYYVQGIANTGSKE, encoded by the coding sequence ATGAACGTGATTCGATTATTCCGCTCTTCCCTTCCGATTTATGTCATTCACCTGGTCCTGGCGTTAATCGTACTGCTTCCGCTCGCTTTTGCGCTTGTGTCCTCGTTTCGGCCTTTGGATGAGATCTACAAATACATGTCGCCTGTCACTTGGAAAACGTTTTGGCCTACCCAGTTCACCCTTGAGGCTTACCGTTCGCTGTTTACGGAGAGAGGGTTCGGCCAGATTTTCCTGAACACCTTTTTTATAGGCATCACTACCGTCCTAGGGGGGCTGCTGCTCGGCTCCATGGCCGCCTTTGCTTTTGTTTATTTGGAATTCCGCGGCAAATCGGCGTTGTTTCTGCTGGTTCTGGTAACGTTTATGATTCCTTTTGAGGTCATTTCCATTCCGCTCTACAGCCTGGTAAACAAGCTGGGATGGATCGATTCCTATGCCGGTATCATTGTGCCTGGCGTGGTCAATGGCTTGGTCATTTTCCTGTTCCGGCAATTTTTCCTGGAGCTTCCTTATTCTCTCGTCGAGTCAGCGCGTATAGATGGCGCTTCATGGCTCCGGGTATACGCCGGTATCGTCATGCCGATGTGCAAGCCGGTGACCGTCAGCGCGAGCTTGCTCATTTTCATTCAGCAGTGGGAGTCCTTTATGTGGCCGCTCATTGCCACCCGCTCCAAGCAATACAAAGTGATTCAAGTCGCATTAAGCGACTTCATCACGGAATACGGCACGTATTGGAACGAAATGTTCGCCGCAGCGATGTTGTCCGTGGTGATTCCGGTGATGCTCCTGATTCCGCTTCAGCGGTATTATGTGCAAGGAATCGCCAACACGGGAAGCAAGGAATAA
- the selD gene encoding selenide, water dikinase SelD — protein sequence MSLAEPIKLTSLSSKGGCGCKIGPADLMQVLRNLPKSVPNPDLLVGLDTSDDAGVYRLSDEQALVQTVDFFTPIVDDPYSFGQIAAANALSDIYAMGGKPLTVLNIVAFPISTLDKSILADILRGAADKVSEAGATLVGGHSIDDKEPKFGLAVTGLVHPDKVRTNAAARPGDKLVLTKPIGVGILTTSIKKNQLSPEETARLTAVMSTLNKTAAEVMSAYEVHACTDVTGFGLLGHASEMAKGSGSGLIIRREAVPVLPRVRELAEQGFVPGGTRNNYAHLEGTIIYPESLDQIDRYILCDAVTSGGLLISVAGHDSEALLSDLAAAGVEAAMIGEVTAEHPGQITVI from the coding sequence ATGTCTCTTGCCGAACCTATTAAATTAACCTCGTTATCCTCTAAAGGAGGCTGCGGCTGCAAAATCGGTCCCGCCGATCTGATGCAGGTTCTCCGGAATTTGCCGAAATCGGTGCCAAATCCCGATCTGCTCGTCGGACTTGACACAAGCGATGATGCGGGAGTGTATCGTCTAAGCGATGAGCAGGCGCTGGTACAGACGGTCGATTTCTTTACGCCGATTGTTGACGATCCGTATTCCTTCGGTCAAATCGCCGCCGCCAATGCGCTGAGCGATATTTACGCGATGGGCGGTAAGCCGCTGACCGTGCTTAATATCGTCGCATTTCCTATTTCCACACTGGATAAGAGCATTCTGGCCGATATTCTTCGCGGCGCTGCGGATAAGGTGAGCGAAGCGGGCGCTACGCTGGTCGGCGGCCATTCTATTGATGACAAGGAGCCGAAATTCGGCCTTGCCGTCACCGGACTAGTCCATCCAGACAAAGTGCGGACCAATGCCGCCGCGCGTCCGGGGGATAAGCTGGTCCTGACCAAGCCGATCGGGGTCGGCATCCTGACAACTTCGATTAAGAAAAACCAGCTGTCACCTGAAGAAACCGCACGTCTGACAGCGGTTATGTCCACACTGAACAAGACGGCAGCAGAGGTCATGAGCGCGTACGAAGTCCACGCCTGCACCGACGTAACGGGCTTCGGACTGCTCGGACATGCCTCGGAAATGGCCAAGGGAAGCGGCAGCGGACTCATCATCCGCAGGGAGGCCGTACCGGTGCTGCCGAGAGTCCGTGAGCTGGCGGAGCAGGGCTTCGTTCCAGGCGGAACCCGCAACAATTACGCCCATCTGGAAGGTACGATTATTTATCCAGAATCGCTGGATCAGATTGACCGCTATATTTTATGCGATGCCGTCACCTCTGGAGGGCTGCTGATCTCCGTTGCCGGGCATGATAGTGAAGCGTTGCTAAGCGATCTGGCAGCCGCGGGAGTTGAAGCCGCAATGATCGGGGAAGTTACCGCCGAGCACCCTGGACAGATTACAGTCATATAA
- a CDS encoding DUF2935 domain-containing protein: MDEFVARSLDEIRFWSRIMKEHSFFLGLGFRAEDTGLKKEADRFYAIFEDIERRSHEFQIDTDPSIIKNFNTEVAIAATHIWAFKRMVLGLILQCKLPGQTNFPLLVDHISREANYFRNRLEELNTGRLEPLPDAIIDENVFFLKIMADHSKFISHLLDPSERNLVEQAREFSNDFDMLVFQAIDLSSMRPQSQTVPLLSQFVDENKVSVKALRDFKKTARDLINECRIKSIIHPLLADHVFREAERFLSILDMFDQALSGAKVNKREILH; the protein is encoded by the coding sequence TTGGATGAATTCGTTGCCCGGTCATTGGATGAAATACGATTTTGGTCCAGGATTATGAAGGAGCATTCATTTTTTCTTGGGTTAGGATTTAGAGCGGAGGATACTGGGCTTAAAAAAGAAGCAGACCGGTTTTATGCGATTTTTGAGGATATTGAGCGAAGATCCCACGAATTTCAGATCGACACAGATCCGAGCATAATCAAAAATTTTAATACAGAAGTGGCTATAGCGGCGACTCATATTTGGGCTTTTAAAAGAATGGTGCTTGGCCTGATCCTGCAATGTAAACTTCCCGGTCAGACAAACTTCCCTTTACTGGTGGATCATATTAGCCGGGAAGCCAATTATTTCAGAAACCGCTTAGAAGAACTCAATACAGGAAGACTCGAACCCTTACCCGATGCGATTATCGACGAAAATGTCTTTTTCTTAAAAATTATGGCCGACCATTCCAAATTCATTAGCCATTTGCTAGATCCGTCTGAACGGAATTTAGTCGAGCAAGCGCGGGAATTTAGTAATGATTTTGATATGCTGGTGTTCCAGGCGATTGATTTAAGCTCGATGCGCCCGCAATCTCAAACCGTACCGCTGCTAAGTCAATTTGTTGATGAGAACAAGGTATCCGTTAAAGCATTGCGTGATTTCAAGAAAACCGCACGCGATTTAATCAATGAATGCCGGATAAAAAGCATTATTCATCCTCTATTGGCGGATCACGTATTTCGTGAAGCTGAGCGGTTCCTGTCCATTCTCGATATGTTCGATCAAGCCTTATCGGGGGCTAAAGTTAATAAGAGGGAAATTCTGCATTGA
- a CDS encoding IS110 family transposase codes for MEPVVGVDVAKGFSVVQAFLKRNEPCGKAMSISHEEGGFEQLGEILAELQTKTMHPPVVILEATGHYHRGLVAYLERSGWTYFIVNPLQAKRAKGTQLRKVKTDAADAWHLAEMYYRGDVTPHRTWDEGFTELQHVTRQHEFVTGMFVQAKLNMRALLDQVFPTYEKVFRNLFSVTSLHVLACCLEGQIENLHAVIQKCTRSSHSQKWTEAKMEQMKEALSYWKEQSRSRAQTSVLRGMVNLVLAFSDQLSELEKQMDELATCLPEVELVKSIPGIGDKLAAAIVAEIGDARQFKEAKQLVAFAGLDPGIFSSGKFTATSSRITKRGSKRLRRALYLAVQCGIRGRTNPRIRDYYDKKRKEGKPYKVVVIACANKLLHHVYAILRKKQPFQP; via the coding sequence ATGGAACCCGTAGTGGGAGTGGATGTAGCAAAGGGATTCAGTGTGGTACAAGCATTTCTAAAACGGAATGAGCCTTGCGGGAAAGCGATGAGCATCTCGCATGAGGAAGGCGGATTTGAGCAATTGGGGGAGATTCTAGCAGAGCTGCAGACAAAGACAATGCATCCCCCGGTCGTTATTCTTGAAGCGACAGGCCACTACCACCGTGGACTTGTCGCCTATCTAGAGCGCAGCGGATGGACGTACTTCATTGTCAACCCGTTACAAGCAAAACGAGCGAAAGGCACACAGTTGCGCAAGGTAAAGACGGATGCTGCAGATGCATGGCACTTAGCCGAAATGTATTACCGGGGAGATGTTACACCGCATCGGACTTGGGATGAGGGGTTTACGGAGCTCCAACATGTAACCAGACAACATGAGTTTGTGACGGGGATGTTTGTGCAAGCGAAGTTAAACATGAGGGCCTTGCTGGATCAGGTGTTTCCGACATACGAGAAGGTCTTTCGCAATCTATTCTCCGTGACGTCTTTACACGTATTGGCCTGTTGTCTGGAAGGTCAAATCGAGAATCTTCATGCAGTCATCCAAAAATGTACAAGGAGTTCACATTCTCAGAAGTGGACGGAAGCCAAGATGGAGCAAATGAAAGAAGCATTATCTTACTGGAAAGAACAGTCAAGGAGTCGTGCTCAAACCTCCGTTTTACGTGGTATGGTCAACTTAGTCCTTGCTTTTTCAGACCAACTGAGCGAACTAGAAAAGCAGATGGATGAGCTGGCAACGTGTCTTCCAGAGGTCGAATTAGTGAAGAGTATACCGGGAATCGGGGATAAGCTTGCAGCTGCAATTGTCGCAGAGATCGGTGATGCTCGGCAGTTTAAAGAAGCAAAACAACTTGTGGCTTTTGCAGGTTTAGACCCTGGAATATTCAGCTCCGGCAAATTTACGGCGACTAGCTCCCGAATTACAAAACGTGGCTCCAAGAGACTTCGTCGAGCGTTATATTTAGCCGTACAGTGCGGGATTCGAGGAAGAACCAATCCTAGAATCCGAGACTATTACGATAAAAAAAGAAAAGAGGGCAAGCCCTACAAGGTGGTTGTGATCGCCTGCGCCAACAAGCTACTCCATCACGTATACGCCATCCTCCGTAAAAAGCAGCCCTTCCAACCATAA
- a CDS encoding alpha-glucosidase/alpha-galactosidase, which yields MSKITFIGAGSTVFAKNVLGDCMATPALQGFELALYDIDSRRLADSENMLLNLKQSGGSTCEIKAYTDRKEALRGAKYVINAIQVGGYDPCTITDFEIPKKYGLRQTIADTVGIGGIFRNLRTIPVMLDFAADIREVCPDAFFMNYTNPMAVLTNVMNTYGGVRTVGLCHSVQVCVPHLFEHLGIDQEGVQAKIAGINHMAWLLEVTKDGKDLYPEIKRRATEKQKEPHNDMVRYEIMQKFGYYNTESSEHTAEYHPYFIKRNYPELIDRFQIPLDEYPRRCVEQIERWEHMREELVNNRNLEHERSHEYASYIIEAIETNVPYKIGGNVMNTGLITNLPREACVEVPCLVDRSGIQPTFIGDLPPQLAALNRTNINTQLLTIEAAITRKKEHIYHAAMLDPHTAAELSMDDIVSMCDDLIAAHGDWLPNYN from the coding sequence ATGTCCAAAATTACATTTATCGGAGCAGGAAGCACAGTTTTTGCTAAAAATGTATTAGGAGACTGCATGGCTACACCGGCACTTCAAGGGTTTGAGCTGGCGCTGTACGATATTGATTCCCGCCGTCTGGCGGATTCCGAGAATATGCTGCTCAACTTAAAGCAAAGCGGCGGCAGCACCTGTGAAATCAAAGCCTATACCGACCGCAAAGAGGCGCTGCGCGGTGCCAAATACGTCATCAACGCGATTCAGGTGGGCGGTTACGACCCCTGCACCATCACCGACTTTGAAATTCCGAAAAAATACGGCCTGCGGCAGACAATTGCCGACACGGTCGGCATCGGCGGCATTTTCCGCAACCTGCGCACGATACCCGTTATGCTCGATTTTGCCGCAGATATCCGTGAAGTGTGTCCGGACGCGTTCTTTATGAACTATACGAACCCGATGGCCGTGCTCACAAATGTGATGAATACGTACGGCGGAGTGCGGACGGTCGGCCTGTGCCACAGCGTGCAAGTATGCGTGCCGCATCTGTTCGAGCATCTGGGTATCGATCAGGAAGGCGTGCAGGCGAAAATCGCCGGGATTAACCATATGGCCTGGCTGCTGGAGGTTACCAAGGACGGCAAGGACCTGTATCCGGAAATTAAAAGACGCGCCACCGAGAAGCAAAAGGAACCGCATAACGACATGGTCCGCTACGAGATTATGCAAAAATTCGGCTATTACAACACGGAATCGTCAGAGCATACGGCGGAGTATCACCCGTACTTCATCAAGCGGAACTATCCCGAGCTGATCGACCGCTTCCAAATTCCGCTGGACGAATATCCGCGCCGCTGTGTGGAGCAGATCGAACGTTGGGAGCATATGCGCGAGGAACTGGTGAACAACCGCAATCTGGAGCATGAGCGCTCGCATGAGTATGCATCGTATATCATCGAAGCCATAGAGACGAATGTTCCGTACAAAATCGGCGGCAACGTCATGAACACTGGCCTCATCACCAACCTGCCGAGGGAGGCTTGCGTGGAGGTGCCATGTCTGGTGGACCGCAGCGGAATCCAGCCGACCTTTATCGGAGATTTACCGCCGCAGCTTGCGGCGCTGAACCGCACGAACATTAATACTCAGCTTCTGACCATCGAAGCGGCAATCACGCGCAAGAAAGAACATATTTATCACGCGGCGATGCTCGACCCGCATACGGCAGCGGAGCTGTCCATGGATGACATCGTCAGTATGTGTGATGATCTAATTGCCGCTCATGGAGATTGGCTCCCGAACTATAATTGA
- a CDS encoding carbohydrate ABC transporter permease: MRSEKNIGTILLFLFPALAGLVLFKLYPILSGFVQSLYTTTFITGGRSFVGLQNYISLFTDPVFWNSLKVTLLFNVIINPLQILLAFFLALLLNAKIKRIAWFRSVHFVPVAISVPTACMLWNIMLSPEQGVVNSILAALGLPQQPFLGSSSQALGSIIAIASWKGVGYWALFLLAGLQEVPTSLLEASSLDGASRWKQMIHIVYPMLKRPLTFVVVSVTTANFLLFSPMYILTKGGPENSTDVLMFESFNNAFLYSDLGRSSSIVVTLLLITLTIVAFQFRWLKTSH; the protein is encoded by the coding sequence ATGCGAAGTGAAAAAAACATAGGTACAATCCTGTTGTTTCTGTTCCCCGCCCTGGCGGGTCTGGTTCTATTTAAGCTGTATCCGATTCTAAGCGGATTTGTGCAAAGCTTGTACACCACAACGTTTATAACCGGCGGCCGCAGCTTCGTCGGATTGCAGAACTATATTTCTTTATTTACCGATCCGGTCTTCTGGAACTCCCTGAAAGTGACGCTGTTGTTCAACGTCATCATAAATCCTTTGCAAATCCTACTGGCCTTCTTCCTGGCGCTGCTCTTAAACGCCAAAATCAAAAGAATTGCCTGGTTCCGCAGCGTTCATTTCGTGCCTGTCGCGATTTCGGTTCCAACGGCCTGCATGTTGTGGAATATTATGCTCAGCCCGGAGCAGGGCGTGGTCAACTCCATTCTCGCTGCGCTTGGCCTGCCTCAGCAGCCTTTCCTTGGCAGCAGCTCCCAGGCCCTGGGCTCCATCATCGCCATCGCCTCCTGGAAAGGCGTAGGCTACTGGGCTTTGTTCCTGCTGGCCGGCCTGCAGGAAGTGCCGACTTCTCTGCTGGAGGCCTCCTCCCTGGACGGCGCCAGCCGCTGGAAGCAGATGATTCATATCGTATACCCGATGTTGAAGCGCCCCTTGACGTTTGTGGTAGTGTCGGTCACAACCGCCAATTTTCTACTCTTCTCGCCGATGTACATCTTGACAAAAGGCGGACCGGAGAACAGTACGGATGTGCTGATGTTCGAAAGCTTCAACAACGCTTTTTTATACTCAGATTTAGGCCGATCTTCTTCCATTGTCGTCACTTTGCTGCTGATCACGCTGACGATCGTCGCTTTTCAGTTCAGGTGGCTCAAGACTTCCCATTAG
- the mnmH gene encoding tRNA 2-selenouridine(34) synthase MnmH, whose amino-acid sequence MFQDITLEELRALKDRKQMTIIDVRSPSEYRDSTIPGSLNIPLFDDAERAEVGTLYKQTSVQAAKDRGLELVSAKLPAFIRQFAEIPGDKTVFCWRGGMRSRTTATLLSLMDIHVNRLTGGYKAYRKWVMDSLEFYDFKPHSYIIHGNTGTGKTALLHRLQRNSYPVIDLEGIAGHRGSIFGQVGLQANNQKTFDSLLLEKLITLEHSPYVLFEAESMRIGKVVMPQFMSRQKETGTQLWIEMPLESRVAQIMKDYRPKEHQEELLMAFRRIKSRIHVPIAAEIERSLVAGNFENAVLLLLEHYYDPKYDYTSLLYGESEKVTFKVNHLDEAEAAVTAWLSERHLESSSRGNWKAQA is encoded by the coding sequence TTGTTTCAGGATATTACACTCGAAGAGCTTCGGGCGCTGAAAGATCGCAAACAGATGACGATCATTGACGTCCGTTCCCCTTCTGAATACAGAGACTCCACGATTCCGGGCAGCCTCAACATTCCGCTGTTCGACGATGCGGAAAGGGCGGAGGTCGGCACCCTGTACAAGCAGACGAGCGTTCAGGCGGCAAAGGACCGGGGGCTTGAGCTTGTCTCTGCCAAGCTGCCTGCTTTCATACGGCAATTCGCTGAAATCCCCGGGGACAAGACGGTATTTTGCTGGAGAGGCGGCATGCGGAGCCGGACGACGGCGACCCTGCTCTCCCTGATGGATATTCACGTCAATCGTCTGACCGGCGGCTACAAAGCGTACCGGAAATGGGTGATGGATTCGCTGGAGTTCTATGATTTCAAGCCGCATTCCTACATTATCCACGGGAACACCGGTACCGGAAAAACGGCGCTGCTGCATCGTCTTCAGCGTAACAGCTATCCTGTGATTGATTTGGAAGGCATCGCGGGACACCGGGGGTCGATTTTCGGACAGGTCGGTCTCCAGGCAAATAATCAAAAGACCTTTGACAGTCTGCTGCTGGAGAAGCTGATCACGCTGGAACATTCGCCGTATGTGCTGTTCGAGGCGGAGAGCATGCGGATCGGCAAGGTAGTCATGCCGCAATTCATGAGCCGGCAGAAGGAGACGGGCACCCAACTGTGGATTGAAATGCCGCTTGAATCCAGGGTAGCGCAGATCATGAAGGACTATCGCCCAAAAGAGCATCAGGAGGAGCTCCTGATGGCATTCCGTAGAATTAAATCTCGAATTCACGTGCCGATCGCGGCGGAGATTGAACGGAGTCTCGTAGCAGGAAACTTCGAGAACGCGGTCCTGTTGCTGTTGGAGCATTACTATGATCCGAAATACGATTATACATCCCTATTGTACGGCGAGTCCGAGAAGGTGACGTTCAAAGTCAACCATTTGGACGAAGCGGAAGCGGCGGTAACCGCTTGGCTTAGCGAACGGCACCTCGAGTCCTCAAGTCGGGGCAATTGGAAGGCGCAGGCGTGA
- a CDS encoding IS3 family transposase, which yields MARVLRILGLSESTYYDRKKRAARPATKRPPEGQMGRPVPGYSFTVTGEKISDEQIKEWLLELLEGEEHVYGYKLLAQCIRNRYSVKLNKKKGYRLCKELGILQQSRKRLPSHPRRLPKNRVVTGSNQLWQMDIKYGYIIGQERFFFVLSIIDVFDRMVVRQYRGPVCEAKHAVQTLWRALQSRLQSGEVMPVIRTDNGPQFVSKLFGDTCESLDMIHERIPPRTPNMNAYIESFHSLLERDLFSKREFMTFDEAYEALDQYMDFYNNRKMHGSLKLMPPAKFSEWVKTLEDSSTFHKAM from the coding sequence GTGGCACGGGTTCTGCGAATACTTGGATTATCTGAATCGACGTACTATGATCGTAAAAAACGAGCTGCCCGTCCGGCAACAAAACGCCCACCAGAAGGCCAGATGGGACGTCCGGTGCCGGGTTACTCCTTCACGGTTACGGGAGAAAAAATCAGCGACGAACAAATCAAGGAATGGCTGCTTGAGCTCCTCGAAGGCGAAGAGCATGTCTATGGCTACAAACTTCTTGCGCAATGTATTCGTAACCGGTACAGCGTAAAGCTGAACAAGAAGAAAGGATATCGCTTGTGTAAAGAGCTAGGGATTCTTCAGCAATCCCGTAAGCGCCTCCCCTCACATCCACGCCGGCTTCCCAAGAACCGGGTCGTCACCGGGTCCAATCAGTTGTGGCAAATGGACATCAAGTACGGCTATATCATCGGTCAGGAACGTTTCTTTTTTGTACTTAGCATCATTGATGTGTTTGATCGTATGGTTGTTCGGCAGTACAGAGGACCCGTATGTGAGGCCAAACATGCAGTCCAAACCCTATGGCGGGCGCTACAGAGTCGTCTCCAATCCGGAGAAGTTATGCCCGTGATTCGAACGGACAACGGGCCGCAATTCGTCAGCAAGTTATTTGGAGATACCTGTGAAAGCCTGGACATGATTCACGAACGCATCCCGCCGCGGACACCGAATATGAATGCATACATTGAATCCTTTCATAGCTTATTGGAACGCGATCTGTTCAGCAAAAGAGAGTTCATGACCTTCGACGAAGCCTATGAGGCCCTCGATCAATATATGGACTTCTACAACAACCGCAAGATGCATGGCAGCTTGAAATTAATGCCTCCAGCGAAGTTTTCAGAGTGGGTTAAAACGCTGGAAGACTCATCGACATTTCATAAAGCCATGTAA
- a CDS encoding AraC family transcriptional regulator yields MNPDHYQFEIGINLHPDEGELIVLFSGEGSPKPGHKVGPSVHDYYLIHTVLSGEGIFVSEGRKFSCQAGDTFLIMPGSLFSYESDRQTPWQYVWAAVQGEGASQLLKQAGFSQEKPVLKGADPSALHSFYRRIKHSFKQSPFPELESLEASGWLRLLIHRLGLVSRDLGDTAAQHSEMIDRQVEQAKRWMSLQYHQQLGISQMASSLGYHRAHFSKAFKERTGLSPKQYLMKIRMDKAKELLESRVLTIDEVSSSVGFNDALYFSKQFRNWCGQSPSEYRSGFMR; encoded by the coding sequence ATGAATCCCGATCATTATCAATTTGAAATCGGCATTAACCTGCATCCTGATGAGGGTGAGCTTATCGTTCTTTTTAGCGGCGAAGGCAGTCCCAAACCAGGTCACAAGGTCGGACCATCCGTCCATGACTATTATTTAATTCATACCGTGCTTTCGGGTGAGGGGATATTTGTAAGCGAAGGGCGTAAATTTTCATGTCAGGCAGGAGATACGTTTCTCATTATGCCGGGCAGCTTGTTCAGCTATGAATCGGACCGGCAGACGCCTTGGCAGTATGTGTGGGCGGCGGTCCAAGGAGAGGGTGCTTCACAGCTGCTAAAGCAAGCAGGATTTTCTCAGGAAAAGCCTGTGTTAAAAGGTGCTGACCCTTCGGCTCTTCATTCTTTCTACCGGAGGATCAAGCATTCTTTCAAGCAATCGCCATTTCCCGAACTGGAAAGTCTGGAAGCATCGGGCTGGCTGAGGCTGCTGATCCATCGGCTAGGACTTGTGAGCAGAGACTTGGGGGACACGGCCGCTCAGCATTCGGAGATGATCGACCGTCAGGTTGAGCAGGCCAAACGCTGGATGTCGCTTCAGTACCACCAGCAGCTCGGCATCAGCCAGATGGCTTCCTCTCTGGGGTATCACCGGGCCCATTTCTCCAAAGCTTTCAAGGAACGGACCGGGCTGTCCCCGAAGCAGTATCTGATGAAGATCCGGATGGACAAAGCAAAAGAACTGCTGGAAAGCAGAGTCTTGACGATTGATGAAGTATCATCGTCCGTCGGCTTTAACGACGCGCTCTACTTTTCCAAGCAGTTCCGTAACTGGTGCGGGCAGTCTCCAAGCGAATACCGCAGCGGGTTTATGCGTTAA
- a CDS encoding helix-turn-helix domain-containing protein, with protein sequence MGKRLKEEARLKVVKEALAGVKVGVLSRMYDIHPETIRGWIRDHRDSIPPEDIPVADEHLQELQRLQDVEQRYEKAMKVLGEKELELEILRELLKKKNPAYPKNSK encoded by the coding sequence ATGGGAAAGAGGCTGAAAGAGGAAGCACGGCTTAAAGTTGTTAAGGAAGCGTTAGCCGGAGTTAAGGTGGGGGTATTATCCCGCATGTATGACATCCATCCAGAAACCATACGCGGGTGGATTAGGGATCATCGTGACTCCATTCCACCCGAAGATATTCCGGTTGCAGATGAGCATCTGCAAGAACTTCAGCGACTGCAGGATGTGGAACAGCGCTACGAAAAGGCCATGAAGGTGCTCGGGGAAAAAGAACTGGAGCTCGAGATTCTGCGAGAACTGCTAAAAAAGAAAAACCCCGCTTATCCGAAAAATTCGAAGTAG